The genomic window GGGTGTAAAAAAATTACATACTTTAGCGAGTAATCTCCCTAAATATGTAATGTACCAAGCGGACTCTTAGCTCATGAAAACCTGGCACACGCTCCTTTTAATAATCCTCTTCCCTTCAATCCTTTCCTGTGAAGAGAAAGCAGCTACATATCCTGAGCAAAGTACCATTGATCAGAAAGCTTTTGTTGAATGGGTACAGCATCAGGATTCTGTTCTGGATCTGCAGGAAGTCCTCAAAACCATCCCCCCGGAATTTTTAGAAGAAGTAGAACTCACAGACAAAGCCTTTAAGAAGAAGCTGAGGTATCAGGCCATTTCGCTGGAATTTTTGTTTGGTATGTGGCAGGATAGCGGGAAACTGGATATCTCCAATACTTCTCTGATTTTTCCGTGTAAAGATGGTTATAGTCCTTCTATGCCTCTGGCCAATATGTATGGAAAAGGAGGTTTCATCACCCTGGGAATAAAAACTCCCTCGGGCTCCTATGCCTGGCCTGATAGCGTAGCAGAGAAGTTTGCCCCTTTATACCTGGTTTGGAAAGATTTAGATCCTGGCGTCTATGGCTATCCCTGGCCCTATGGGCTGACAAACATAAAGCTAAAAAATACCCAAAATACCTTTGCTGCAGCTTTGCCTGAGGCACATGCAGGTTTTGATAAAGGTTATAAGAGTTTTAAACTCTATTGTATGAAATGCCATCAAATCAATAAAGTTGGGGGGGAAATGGGACCGGAATTGAATTATCCTAAAAGCATTACCGATTATATGGACAAAGAAGATATCTGGGGCTTCATCAAAAATCCACAATCCTACCGCTACAATAGTAAGATGCCTGCCATAAAGCCTCTAAGCCGGGATGAATTTGAAGAGATATACAAATACCTTTCGCATATGAAAAGCCGTACAAAAGCCTCCTGATGGCTTTGGAAGCTCTTAATTAGAGGAGTTTGATCCGCTCGAAGAATTTTTTCTTATAACTGGCTCCTATGGGAATTTCTTGCTCTCCGATTCTGACAGTATTTCCACTGATGGTATGGACATGATCCATATTTATGATAAAGGATCTATGTACGCGCATAAATCTATCTCCGCCCAATTCATCTTCCATTTTGTTGAGGGTTTGGTTGATGAGAAATTTTCGCTCATCTGTATGAACGGATACATATTCTCTTTCCCCTTTCACAAATAAAATGTTTAGCGGATCAACCTTTTCCATTTTATAGTTGGTCCTGAGAAAAAGTTGTTCATTACTTTCGGCAGAAACTGGCTCAGGCACTATGGAAGCAGCTTTTTCTTTGGGCTGCATGAGACCTACCGCCTTATTGACTGCTTGCATAAATCTCTCAAAGGAGAAGGGCTTTAGCAAATAGTCTGTTACATCCAGTTCAAAGCCTTCTACTGCAAAGTCTCTGTAGGCTGTGGTAAGAATTACCTGTGGCCTTTTTCGCAAGGATCTGAGTAACTCGAGTCCCGTCAGTTCCGGCATCTGGATGTCCAGGAAGAACAGATCAATTTCCTCCTGCTGGAGTACTGCCAAAGCATCCAAACCGCTTTCACAAGCTGCCTTAAGTTCCAAATGAGGAAGCTTATTTATATAAGCCTCCAGCAATTTTAAAGCGGGTCGTTCGTCATCTACTATCAAACAAGAATAAGGCATAGCTTAGATCTTTATACTCAGGTCCACACGATATATATTTTCATTTTGTTGAATATCCAGCTCATGCTTCTCAGGAAATAAGAGCGCCAGTCTTTCACGAATATTCTCCAGGCCTACTCCTCCTTTTTCTGACTCCTTCTTCCCCGGACAATAGCTATTACTCATATGAAACTTCAGGCCTTCTTTCTCTATCTTCAGATGACCTTTCATCCATCCATGCTCCAGGTCCTCCAGATTGCCATGTTTAAACGAATTTTCGAAAAAAGGGATAAATAACATAGGCGTAATCAGTAAGCCTCCCGGATCACCCATTAGCTTGAACTCAATATTCAACTCACCATCCTTCTTCAATTGCTGCAATTCGATATAGTTTCGCAAATATGCCAGTTCAGCACTTAAGAGAACTTGTTCACTTTTGCAATCATAGAGCATATAGCTCATCATATCAGACAATTTCAGAATCATTTCCGGAGCTTTGTCTGAGCCCGTAAAAGAAAGGGAGTAAATATTATTTAAGGCATTGAATAGGAAATGCGGATTCACTTGCGCTTTCAGAAATCTAAGTTCTGCTTCCAACTGCTGTGTTTTAATTTCCTGTTCCAATTCTTTTCTTTTTATCCAGGTACCAACCATCCTCAAAGGAATACTCACAAATAAGAGAAAGGCTCCATTGACGATCATTGAACCAAAAAACTTGGGATCAAATATTTTAAGCAGCTCAGAATCCATCCAACTCATAAGGCCCCAGCCTATATAGAAGCGAATAACAGCTGAGACAATTAAAAGTACCAATAACCACAATGCATATTCCCTGTATAGCTCTTTATCAAAAAAACGAGGGAGTAACAGGTAGAGATTCACATAAACCAGCAAAATAAAACCAATCAGGTTTATGCTAACTGACCAAATTAGAATTCCTATATCCTCTACAAAGCCGTTAAAAATAAAGGAAATCAATACCGTCAACATCACCCAGAAACTCAGGTGTATGATCAGGATCCAGGGATTATATGTTTTCTCTTCGGTCAATCAGGAATTCTATGGGCCAATTTTACCCTTCGGACAATAAGATCAGCATAATTGTAGAAAATCGGTAAGAAAAACTACAAACAACGGATTGGATTTCACCAATCGCCCTATTTTCCCTGTTAAGCTATTTTTTGCTGAGGAGATCTATTCATAGGAAAGTCAGGAAGGTTCGTCCTATTAAAATGGAGATTCGCAAAATAAATTGGGCTTTTCGCCAGGAGGAAAATATTATAGGATCAGACTCTCGACACTTTCACATTTCCTATAAAGGAAAATACTCCTATGGGAATAAAAGCTAAATAATTTAAAACTTCTCACATACACAAAACGCAAATAGCCATGCGCCAGTATCCTAAGAAACTCTTAGCCCTGATTATCGGGATGATCGTCTTATTGGGCTTGCAAAGCTTTGCTTCATATCGATCCTTTGAACCCTCCATTTTATCAGAAAAGGGAAATGCCTGGACCACCTCATTTGATGGCCCGGCAAATATTGAAAAGCTTATTCATTATTCAGACAAAATTGTAGCTGAAATTTTTCGCATTGAGGGGATGATTCTTCTTCCCATATTACTCATGAGCACTGCCTTTGTATTCCTGCTGGGAACAGGACTCATACTGTTTATCTATCGACATAAAGAAAGAGATTCCTCCTTCTAATTAGGCCGTATTCCCTTCGTGTCCACCAGACGGGCATTGAGGGCCCAGCCTCCCATATTATCACTGAGGGCAAAAACAATCTCATTTTCGCCAGGCTCCAGTTCTACAAAGATGCTGTCAAAAAATCCGATGGTTCCCAGATAGCGGTAATCTCGGGATCTGAAGTTGCGTTGGCCGGCATAGATGGCCTTGCCTTTTGAAAAAGCTACTACTCTATCGCTATAGGCTAGCTCTATTTTTTTGCTTTGCTTGCGATCGGAATAAATACGGGTTTTGATCAGGACAGTATTTGCTTCCTGAGAAAGGGCATATAATTCAGAAACATTTACCAAACCCGTATACTCCTGATCTGCCTTTTTCCAATTTGTACTTGTATAATCAGTTAGTTCGTCAAGGCTACTTACTCCCTCTAGTTGTTTTTCTGAAAAGGCAGAACTCACTTCCCAATTTTTCAGAATTCCCGCTTCCATAGGCGGCAAGTCTTTTACTTCGCTAATCAGTCGTGGTTGAGCAATTTCCTGATAGGAAAGATTGGCATACCAGGCAGGACCGAGTGAGGTTCCGAGACCAATCATACCCGAGACTTCCTCTTGTTTCAAGTCGTGCACATGGATAAAGGGCTGGGACATATCATTGATGAAAATGTCCATGCGGTCTCCTGCTACAATCATGCGAACATGAATCCATTCCCCAAAATTGAAATGGTAGGGATTGGCATAGCCTTCTCCCTGATACAGCTGCCAACCCGCTACTCCATTGAAAACAGGAGTATATTGAGTGGCATCCGGATTGCCAGATTGGTGAGGCCTCAGGTAGAACTCCTCATAGTTTTTATTATCCTGTATCCGAAAATGAAAACTGAGGAACTTGCGTCCAGCCTCAAAATTGATATCATAATCAATGATACCATTTTTAAATTGAGAGCCCTTCAGTCGAGCAATTCCATTTTCGAGATAGAGGGCTTCTTTTCCCTTATAAGTTTTGAATTCATGGGCTTTGGCTGAAACCTCCCAGGCTGAGGGAGTGAATTTCGCCTTTACGCTTGATTGGGAGAAAGTCTGGATATAGCACAGACTTGCTACTAAAAAAACTGTGATACGATTAGGCATAGGTTTTTAATGAATAAATGATATTCAATACTCCTAAATCCTGCTCGATCAAGCCTTAACAAAGCTAAACAAGCTCAAACAAGTCTGTACAAGGGCTTAAGACTGGCTTAATTCCTTCAATTTGAGCACCGTTTTCCAATTTCGAGTGGTGGCTCCAACTTTGAGTTTTTTCTCAAAGAAATTGTTGCTCAATTTCGACTTGTGATATTTGCCTTCACAATAGATGAATACATCTTGTCCCTGCAGCACAAACTCATCAGGTTCATAATTATAGCTCAGTAGGATTTCCTGATTCTCTTTCGCTGGCTCCTCTTTCAGAAAGGTTAGATGTAATTGACTGATATCCCGGCCTTCCTCATAGAAAGAATTCTGCGCGATCGAATTGGAAAGTTCCTTTGCTGTCCGGACAATGACCGGGACTTCAAATCCAAATTTTTCCAGTATTCCTTTCGCCAGTTTATCTCCCAGTTCCCGATTGCTCTGATTTTTACTGTCCTCAAATATGACATTCCCACTTTGGATATATGTCAAGGGATTTTCAAAGCTCAACTTCTCGCATAATGCTTTGAGGTCATTCATGAGGATTTTCCGCTTTCCCCCAACATTTATTCCTCTGAGGATGGCAATTTTCTTTTCCATATCAATTGTAGATGAAGGCTAATTTACAAGATATTCTAGCTCTCATAGGATTATTCTCCCAGGAGTTCTTTCATCATAGGAATCACCAGGGCTCTCCAGCCTTCCCGCGATTCTTCAAATCTCGCCTGAGCATTTTCCCCCTTTGAAAAATCTCCCTGTACAATTTTAAGCAAACAGCCTTCCCCTCTGCTTTCGACTTCATAGCTGAGCTGAACATAATTATCTGGTATATCAGCCATCCCGGCATGTGGATCGAAGGTCGTAGATACCACTTTTTTGCCTGCTTCATATTCCAGTACCTCGCCTTTCACATAAATCATTTCTTGCCCATCCTCCGTTTTCCCTTTCCACAAAACCGGACTCCCAATCTCCCAATCGGAAATCAGTTCGCAGCCAAACATATACTGTTTTGTCATGGCAGGATTGGTGAGTAAATCCCAGACTTTTTCTGCTGCTGCTTTGAATAATACTTCTTCCGTAATGATCATGGACTCTTTCATCTTATTAATAGGTTTAACATAAAAACCCAAGATCAAAAAAATGCTCCTCATCGAATTGCAGAATCGGGATTTTTTCTCACACTATTGGGAGTGACACCAAATGTTTTTTTAAAGGCGTGGGAAAAGTGTTGGGGGGAACTATAGCCAGTTTCATAGGCAATCTCTTTGGCGGATTTACTGCTTCCCAGTAGGAGTTTCTTTGCGAGTTCCATTCTTTGTGCATGGATGTAGCCGAAAATCGTTGTGCCAAAGAGTTCCTTAAATCCTCGTTTTAATTTATACTCATTGATCCCCATGAGCTTCGAAAGTTCAATGATAGTTGGGGGATCATCCAGCCGGGTAGAAAGTACTTCTTTAGCTTCGATGAGTTTTTTGCGATCCTTTTCTGATTTGATAAAATTGCCCGCCTGATCCTCTTCATAAAGTTTCGCCTGCAATACGAGAAGTTCTATACTTTTCGAATGGAGAAATAATCGCTGCAGATCTTCGGAATAGGGACAGTGGATAATGTCCTGGATAACCTGCTGCATGTAGAGATTGGTAGTCTTCCATTTGGGAGAGAGAATGCTATTTTTCCCCTGAATCACATTATCAGTAAACCGTTTTAAAACCTCATTTCCATTCTGTCCGATCTCAATGAAGGCAGCCGTCTGAAAATCTACCCCAAAGGTCTCAATCCGCTTACTGCTATTCTGCACCTCCAGTTCCAGACCTTTGCTGTACATGATATTGTTGTGATGCCCCGATAAGACAAAAGAGCTATTTAATTGCGCAAAACTGAATTCATAGCTTCCTGCAAGGCCGAAATGGAGACGTACATAGTCGGTCTCATTACTTGCATGCATGGAGCCGTAATCGTAAAAATCGATTATGTTATGGGAGATGCTGATATTTTTCAACTCCCATTTTTTAGACTTTCGATCTGCTATATGGCTGTTATTCATCTTCTTCCCTTGAAAGATAAGTTATTGAATTAGCTCTTGTCAATATTATTAAATTATTAGGATCTGATTTTTTGTTTGGAAATCTGCAGTACTTAGATTTTCTTAAGAACGCGTCAGGGAAATATTTTTTGGATCGAAATATTTACTAACACTTCTACCCATACGTAATACAAACTACATGAGAAAGCAACTACTATCTACAGGATTAGTCCTTCTATTCCTTGGACTCAATTCTCTTTTTGCCCAAACTCCTCCTCCCGGAATAAGCGGGCAGGCATTTCGAGACTGGATCAAGACAAATTTTTATGACGGTTTCCATACGACTCTTGGCTATTCTACTGCCCGGGGATATATGTATGGGTACATAGACAATGACAATGGTACCCTTACGGGAGTTTACAGCGGATACCAGCTCTCATGGGCTTATGGGAATACAGGAACAAATCCTGCCCCAATCAATGCAGAACATACAGTCCCTCAAAGTTTTTTCGGAAGCGCAGAACCGATGCGCTCAGATATACATCATTTGTTTCCTACCTATGGTAACTGGAATAGCACCCGATCAAACTATCCTTTCGCAGATATAGATGATAATACTACGACCAAATGGATGTACCTGGATCAGGAACAAACGAGCATCCCCAGCAGCAATATTGACTTTTATAGCGAGTACGCCAATCAGGAATTTGAGCCTCGGGAAGACCATAAGGGAGATTGTGCCAGGGCTATTTTTTATTTCTATACGATGTATCCCACACAAGCTGGGGCAATTGCTTCCGTTGGAGATTTAAATATGCTTTATCAATGGCACCTTCAGGATCCTCCGGACACAGATGAAATTATGAGAAATATTTCCATTGAAACCTATCAGGGAAATCGAAATCCTTTTGTGGATAATCCTGATTGGGTAGCGGATGCATGGGAAATATCTACTTCCGGCCCTGCCACTCCTGGCAATTTCCAATTGGTCGCCGGAGCATCCAGTCTGAATCTGAGCTGGACAGACGTGGCCAATGAGACGGGTTACAATCTCTATAGATCTACCGATAACGTGAATTTCAGTTTGCTTGCAAATCCAGCTGCAGATGCAGTATCCTATAGCGATGGAAATGTAAGTCAGGGAAGCACATACTACTATTATATCGAAGCCTTCAATGCCACTGGAACAAGTAGTGGTAGCAATATCATCAGCGGACAAACTCAGGGAGGAAGCGGAGGAAGCGCCACAGATTTGCTGATTTCAGAATATATAGAGGGTTCCTCATTTAATAAGGCGCTGGAAG from Bacteroidia bacterium includes these protein-coding regions:
- a CDS encoding cytochrome c, which codes for MKTWHTLLLIILFPSILSCEEKAATYPEQSTIDQKAFVEWVQHQDSVLDLQEVLKTIPPEFLEEVELTDKAFKKKLRYQAISLEFLFGMWQDSGKLDISNTSLIFPCKDGYSPSMPLANMYGKGGFITLGIKTPSGSYAWPDSVAEKFAPLYLVWKDLDPGVYGYPWPYGLTNIKLKNTQNTFAAALPEAHAGFDKGYKSFKLYCMKCHQINKVGGEMGPELNYPKSITDYMDKEDIWGFIKNPQSYRYNSKMPAIKPLSRDEFEEIYKYLSHMKSRTKAS
- a CDS encoding LytTR family DNA-binding domain-containing protein — protein: MPYSCLIVDDERPALKLLEAYINKLPHLELKAACESGLDALAVLQQEEIDLFFLDIQMPELTGLELLRSLRKRPQVILTTAYRDFAVEGFELDVTDYLLKPFSFERFMQAVNKAVGLMQPKEKAASIVPEPVSAESNEQLFLRTNYKMEKVDPLNILFVKGEREYVSVHTDERKFLINQTLNKMEDELGGDRFMRVHRSFIINMDHVHTISGNTVRIGEQEIPIGASYKKKFFERIKLL
- a CDS encoding sensor histidine kinase translates to MTEEKTYNPWILIIHLSFWVMLTVLISFIFNGFVEDIGILIWSVSINLIGFILLVYVNLYLLLPRFFDKELYREYALWLLVLLIVSAVIRFYIGWGLMSWMDSELLKIFDPKFFGSMIVNGAFLLFVSIPLRMVGTWIKRKELEQEIKTQQLEAELRFLKAQVNPHFLFNALNNIYSLSFTGSDKAPEMILKLSDMMSYMLYDCKSEQVLLSAELAYLRNYIELQQLKKDGELNIEFKLMGDPGGLLITPMLFIPFFENSFKHGNLEDLEHGWMKGHLKIEKEGLKFHMSNSYCPGKKESEKGGVGLENIRERLALLFPEKHELDIQQNENIYRVDLSIKI
- a CDS encoding DUF1697 domain-containing protein codes for the protein MEKKIAILRGINVGGKRKILMNDLKALCEKLSFENPLTYIQSGNVIFEDSKNQSNRELGDKLAKGILEKFGFEVPVIVRTAKELSNSIAQNSFYEEGRDISQLHLTFLKEEPAKENQEILLSYNYEPDEFVLQGQDVFIYCEGKYHKSKLSNNFFEKKLKVGATTRNWKTVLKLKELSQS
- a CDS encoding SRPBCC domain-containing protein, which encodes MKESMIITEEVLFKAAAEKVWDLLTNPAMTKQYMFGCELISDWEIGSPVLWKGKTEDGQEMIYVKGEVLEYEAGKKVVSTTFDPHAGMADIPDNYVQLSYEVESRGEGCLLKIVQGDFSKGENAQARFEESREGWRALVIPMMKELLGE
- a CDS encoding AraC family transcriptional regulator, whose protein sequence is MNNSHIADRKSKKWELKNISISHNIIDFYDYGSMHASNETDYVRLHFGLAGSYEFSFAQLNSSFVLSGHHNNIMYSKGLELEVQNSSKRIETFGVDFQTAAFIEIGQNGNEVLKRFTDNVIQGKNSILSPKWKTTNLYMQQVIQDIIHCPYSEDLQRLFLHSKSIELLVLQAKLYEEDQAGNFIKSEKDRKKLIEAKEVLSTRLDDPPTIIELSKLMGINEYKLKRGFKELFGTTIFGYIHAQRMELAKKLLLGSSKSAKEIAYETGYSSPQHFSHAFKKTFGVTPNSVRKNPDSAIR